Proteins encoded by one window of Moorella humiferrea:
- a CDS encoding acyltransferase, with protein MRRTTIHRVDGPNAMALWPKVTPLWRVAWNFFWLEVSRFLPFLNLKNWILRRMVGIKIEATAAVGLMAMFDILRPDLISIGPGSVIGYNATILTHEFLPQSYRLGAVEIGAKVLIGANATILPGVSIGDGAIVGAGAVVTRDVPPQTMVGGVPARVIGKVEEL; from the coding sequence ATGCGACGCACGACAATTCATCGTGTTGACGGTCCTAACGCCATGGCCCTCTGGCCTAAAGTTACCCCCTTGTGGCGCGTGGCCTGGAATTTTTTCTGGCTCGAAGTCAGCCGTTTTTTACCCTTTTTAAACTTAAAGAATTGGATTCTGCGCCGTATGGTGGGTATAAAAATAGAGGCGACAGCTGCGGTGGGCCTGATGGCCATGTTCGATATATTAAGGCCGGACCTCATCAGCATTGGCCCCGGCAGTGTTATCGGTTATAACGCTACCATTCTGACCCATGAGTTTTTGCCCCAATCTTATCGCCTTGGGGCGGTAGAAATCGGCGCCAAAGTCCTGATCGGCGCCAATGCCACCATTTTACCGGGGGTGAGCATCGGGGACGGTGCCATTGTCGGTGCCGGAGCGGTAGTAACCCGGGATGTACCGCCGCAAACCATGGTCGGCGGCGTGCCGGCGCGGGTGATAGGTAAGGTGGAGGAACTATGA
- a CDS encoding DUF1405 domain-containing protein, whose product MKKAVTSSGNGAGGTCAAIFRWAKLLLWEDPFEKRFLLSLVFINLAGSLYGYYWYREQLAHTPVIWWPFIPDSPLATTLFGLAVLFNYWEREGSLLQIIAAAAVIKYGLWAMIIISDFWLAGAPVTAVEAGLWLSHLGMVIEGCIFLRHWPVYLRDLFPAFLWLGLNDFVDYWLGMHPYLFAPGQEGLALFTAVLLSLFLSFWYLVRTKLGIRGRKKGERGRII is encoded by the coding sequence ATGAAAAAGGCAGTTACATCGTCCGGTAATGGCGCAGGCGGTACCTGCGCCGCCATATTTAGGTGGGCAAAACTCCTCCTCTGGGAAGACCCTTTTGAAAAACGGTTTCTGCTGTCCCTGGTATTTATTAATCTTGCGGGTTCCCTTTACGGCTATTACTGGTACCGCGAGCAGCTGGCCCACACGCCGGTAATATGGTGGCCCTTTATCCCCGACAGCCCCTTAGCCACCACCCTTTTCGGATTGGCCGTGCTCTTTAACTATTGGGAACGGGAGGGCAGCCTTCTGCAAATAATCGCCGCTGCGGCCGTCATTAAATACGGCCTTTGGGCAATGATTATCATCAGCGATTTCTGGCTGGCCGGGGCTCCGGTCACGGCCGTCGAAGCAGGGCTGTGGCTGTCCCACCTCGGTATGGTAATAGAAGGCTGCATCTTTCTGCGGCATTGGCCGGTTTACTTGCGGGACCTTTTCCCGGCGTTCCTCTGGCTGGGGTTGAACGATTTCGTTGATTACTGGCTGGGGATGCACCCTTATCTCTTCGCCCCCGGTCAGGAGGGGCTGGCCCTCTTTACGGCCGTCCTTTTGAGCCTTTTTTTAAGCTTTTGGTATTTGGTGCGAACTAAATTGGGCATCAGGGGCAGGAAAAAGGGGGAGAGGGGGAGAATAATATAA
- the rpoN gene encoding RNA polymerase factor sigma-54, translating into MRERLGLSLEQTQKLIMTPELRQAIVVLQLSTLELAEYLQQELQENPLLEIKDEEEIAAVEELENDSESFEIDWQEFFQDRSDLGYVRAPREERPEVNYQNFISGQTSLQDHLLLQLKIAAKTERELEIGTFLIGNLDANGYLKIDIKEAAECLKVSPTAVWQVLQVIQRFDPPGVGARNLAECLLIQLRQRRDAPAAAEKIIRHFLPDIAAGRLKRVAKRLDMSLPAVQEVVDYIRTLDPKPGRAFGGGENRYIVPDVIIERVDDDYVVLLNDLAMPRLGINPYYQALMRQEGGCDPATKRFIESKLNAATWLMRSLEQRRLTLYRVVSCLVQEQREFLDKGLKYLKPLTMRQVAAALGIHESTVSRATANKYVQTPWGIFELKFFFASGVERRGGAAAAESIKKIIVEAINSEDPANPLTDQQLQELLQRQGIKISRRTVAKYRDEQGIPAATRRKRY; encoded by the coding sequence GTGCGCGAACGCCTGGGCCTTAGCCTGGAACAGACGCAAAAGCTAATTATGACGCCTGAACTGCGCCAGGCCATTGTTGTTCTGCAGCTCTCCACCCTGGAGCTGGCCGAGTATTTGCAGCAGGAATTACAGGAAAATCCTTTGTTAGAAATAAAGGACGAAGAAGAAATAGCTGCTGTAGAAGAATTGGAAAATGACAGTGAATCTTTTGAGATCGACTGGCAGGAGTTTTTCCAGGACCGCAGCGATTTGGGTTATGTCAGGGCGCCCAGGGAAGAGCGGCCCGAAGTCAATTATCAGAATTTCATAAGCGGCCAGACTTCCCTGCAGGACCACCTTCTCCTGCAGTTAAAGATTGCGGCAAAGACGGAACGTGAGCTGGAGATAGGCACCTTCCTCATCGGTAATTTGGACGCCAACGGATATTTAAAAATCGACATTAAAGAAGCGGCAGAATGTTTAAAGGTTTCCCCGACCGCCGTCTGGCAGGTGCTGCAGGTCATCCAGCGCTTCGATCCTCCCGGGGTTGGGGCCAGAAATCTCGCGGAATGCCTGCTGATCCAGCTACGCCAGCGTCGTGATGCCCCTGCGGCCGCCGAAAAAATTATCCGTCATTTTTTACCGGATATCGCTGCCGGACGTTTAAAACGGGTGGCCAAGCGGCTGGATATGAGCCTGCCGGCAGTTCAGGAAGTGGTAGATTACATCCGCACCCTGGACCCCAAACCGGGGCGTGCCTTCGGTGGCGGCGAAAATCGTTATATAGTCCCCGATGTAATCATCGAGCGCGTCGATGACGACTACGTTGTTTTATTGAATGATCTGGCTATGCCCCGCCTGGGGATCAACCCTTATTACCAGGCCCTTATGCGCCAGGAGGGGGGCTGCGACCCGGCGACGAAGCGTTTCATAGAAAGTAAACTTAATGCGGCAACATGGCTGATGCGTAGTTTAGAACAGCGCCGGTTGACCCTCTACCGGGTGGTCAGCTGCCTGGTACAGGAGCAGAGGGAATTTCTCGATAAAGGCCTAAAATATCTGAAACCCCTGACCATGCGCCAGGTAGCGGCGGCTTTAGGTATCCATGAATCTACCGTCAGCCGGGCTACGGCCAACAAGTACGTTCAGACGCCTTGGGGTATATTTGAACTGAAGTTCTTTTTCGCCAGCGGGGTAGAAAGGCGAGGAGGCGCAGCCGCCGCCGAGAGCATCAAAAAAATTATCGTTGAAGCTATCAATAGCGAGGACCCCGCCAATCCCCTGACCGATCAGCAGCTTCAAGAATTGCTTCAGCGCCAGGGTATAAAAATCTCCCGGCGCACGGTGGCCAAATATCGCGACGAGCAGGGCATACCGGCGGCAACCAGGAGGAAACGCTATTAA
- the gap gene encoding type I glyceraldehyde-3-phosphate dehydrogenase, with protein MAVRVGINGFGRIGRLVFRASLEKPEIEVVAINDITDVQTNAHLLKYDSVHGRLNATVEAREDSIVVNGRAIKVLAERDPAKLPWKDLGVDIVIESTGVFTDATKAAAHRQAGAKKVIITAPAKNEDITIVMGVNNDKYDPANHHIVSNASCTTNCLAPVAKVLHENFTILRGLMTTAHSYTNDQRILDLTHKDLRRARAGALSIIPTTTGAAKAIGLVLPELKGKLNGLAMRVPTPNVSVVDLVVDLEKPATVESINAALKAAAEGPLQGILGYCEEPLVSRDFNGDPRSSIVDALSTMVIDGTLAKVVAWYDNEWAYSKRVVDLAAFMAAKGL; from the coding sequence ATGGCAGTAAGGGTAGGTATAAACGGTTTCGGCCGTATTGGTCGCCTGGTATTCCGGGCTTCCCTGGAAAAACCGGAAATTGAAGTAGTGGCCATTAACGACATTACCGACGTACAAACTAATGCCCACCTTTTAAAGTACGATTCGGTTCACGGCCGCCTCAATGCTACCGTCGAGGCCCGTGAAGACAGCATCGTTGTCAACGGCCGGGCCATCAAGGTGCTGGCCGAAAGGGATCCAGCCAAGCTTCCATGGAAGGATCTGGGCGTTGACATCGTCATCGAGTCGACGGGTGTTTTCACCGATGCCACGAAGGCAGCGGCCCACCGTCAGGCAGGGGCCAAAAAGGTAATTATCACCGCCCCGGCCAAAAACGAAGACATTACCATTGTTATGGGCGTTAACAATGATAAATACGATCCCGCCAACCACCACATCGTCTCCAATGCCTCCTGCACCACCAACTGCCTGGCGCCGGTGGCGAAAGTCCTCCATGAAAACTTCACCATCCTCCGGGGTCTGATGACCACCGCCCATTCCTATACCAATGACCAGCGCATTCTGGACCTGACCCATAAAGACCTGCGGCGGGCCCGTGCGGGAGCCCTTTCCATCATTCCCACCACCACCGGTGCCGCCAAGGCCATCGGCCTGGTGTTGCCCGAACTGAAGGGCAAGCTCAACGGCCTGGCCATGCGAGTTCCTACTCCCAACGTTTCCGTCGTTGATCTGGTGGTGGATCTGGAGAAACCGGCTACGGTGGAAAGCATTAATGCCGCTTTGAAGGCCGCCGCCGAGGGTCCCCTGCAGGGCATCCTGGGTTACTGCGAGGAACCCCTGGTTTCCCGCGACTTCAACGGCGACCCGCGTTCCTCCATTGTTGATGCCCTGTCCACCATGGTCATCGACGGTACCCTGGCAAAGGTCGTGGCTTGGTACGATAATGAATGGGCCTATTCCAAACGGGTCGTCGATCTGGCGGCTTTCATGGCTGCCAAAGGGCTGTAA
- a CDS encoding phosphoglycerate kinase produces MAKLTLKDLDLRNKRVLVRVDFNVPLEAGRVTDNTRIRAALPTIRYLIDNGARVILMSHLGRPKGKVKEELRLDPVARELENLLGRPVHKVNDCIGPEVEAAAAALKPGEVLLLENVRFYPEEEKNDPEFARKLASLADLYVNDAFGAAHRAHASTEGVAHYLPAAAGFLLQKEIETLGKALADPERPFVAIIGGAKVSDKISVIRNLLTKVDTLIIGGGMANTFLKAKGYAMGKSLVEEDQVSLAQELMDQAARQGVKMLLPRDLVVAQEFKADAPHQVVAANAVPDGWMALDIGPETAREYANALKDARTVVWNGPMGVFEMEPFAHGTEAVARAVAAVDGMTIVGGGDSVAAVEKVGVADKIGHISTGGGASLEFLEGKALPGVVALTEK; encoded by the coding sequence GTGGCCAAGTTAACCCTGAAAGACCTGGATCTACGCAATAAACGCGTCCTGGTACGGGTCGACTTCAACGTACCCCTAGAGGCAGGGCGGGTGACGGACAATACCCGCATTCGCGCGGCCTTGCCCACCATCCGGTATCTTATTGACAACGGCGCGCGGGTGATCCTCATGTCCCACCTGGGACGCCCCAAGGGCAAAGTCAAGGAAGAACTGCGTCTGGACCCTGTTGCTAGGGAGCTGGAAAACCTCCTGGGACGGCCGGTACATAAGGTCAATGACTGCATCGGTCCGGAAGTGGAGGCCGCGGCGGCCGCCTTAAAACCCGGTGAGGTTCTTCTACTAGAAAACGTGCGTTTTTATCCGGAAGAAGAGAAAAACGATCCCGAGTTTGCCAGGAAGCTGGCCTCCCTGGCCGACCTCTACGTTAACGACGCCTTCGGTGCCGCCCACCGCGCCCATGCTTCTACAGAAGGTGTGGCCCATTATCTGCCGGCGGCGGCCGGTTTCCTGCTCCAGAAGGAAATCGAAACCCTGGGTAAGGCCCTGGCCGATCCGGAGCGGCCCTTTGTAGCCATAATCGGTGGAGCCAAGGTATCCGATAAGATCAGCGTTATCCGTAATCTACTCACCAAGGTGGATACTTTGATAATCGGCGGCGGCATGGCCAACACATTCTTAAAGGCCAAAGGTTACGCCATGGGCAAATCCCTGGTGGAGGAAGACCAGGTCTCCCTTGCTCAGGAGCTTATGGACCAGGCCGCCAGGCAGGGGGTAAAGATGCTTTTACCCCGGGATCTGGTGGTGGCCCAGGAGTTTAAAGCCGATGCGCCCCATCAGGTGGTGGCCGCCAATGCCGTTCCCGACGGTTGGATGGCCCTGGACATCGGTCCCGAAACTGCGCGCGAGTATGCCAACGCCTTGAAGGACGCCCGTACTGTGGTGTGGAACGGACCTATGGGTGTTTTTGAAATGGAACCCTTTGCCCACGGTACTGAAGCCGTAGCCCGGGCTGTAGCGGCCGTGGACGGCATGACCATCGTCGGCGGTGGGGATTCGGTGGCTGCGGTGGAAAAGGTAGGCGTGGCCGATAAAATAGGGCATATCTCCACCGGCGGCGGCGCCTCCCTGGAGTTCCTGGAAGGGAAGGCCCTGCCCGGAGTTGTAGCCCTGACGGAAAAATAA
- the tpiA gene encoding triose-phosphate isomerase: MRRPIIAGNWKMHNTTEKARELVELLKPLVGASDVEVVVCPPFTAIAATVNAAAGSNIAVGAQDLFWEDWGAYTGEVSGPMLKDLGCRYVIIGHSERRQYFGETDATVNKKLHAALRHDLVPIVCVGETLDEREAGKTLEVVRRQVEDGLKGLTPDQVETLVVAYEPVWAIGTGRTATAADAQEVIAFIRKTLKAMYGERAELTRIQYGGSVKPENIAELMAQPDIDGALVGGASLDAISFAAIVNYKEHQHK; the protein is encoded by the coding sequence TTGCGTCGACCCATCATTGCCGGTAACTGGAAAATGCATAATACTACGGAAAAGGCCCGGGAACTGGTTGAACTCCTTAAACCCCTGGTGGGGGCCAGCGACGTGGAAGTAGTAGTCTGCCCGCCCTTTACGGCCATTGCGGCAACGGTCAACGCCGCCGCCGGGTCCAACATTGCCGTCGGCGCCCAGGACCTTTTCTGGGAAGATTGGGGCGCCTATACAGGCGAAGTATCCGGGCCAATGCTTAAAGATTTGGGATGCCGCTATGTTATTATCGGCCATTCCGAGCGGCGCCAATATTTCGGCGAGACTGATGCTACGGTAAACAAGAAGCTCCATGCCGCCCTGCGCCATGACCTTGTGCCCATTGTCTGCGTAGGGGAAACCCTGGACGAAAGGGAGGCCGGTAAAACCCTGGAAGTCGTCCGTCGCCAGGTGGAAGACGGCCTTAAAGGCCTGACGCCGGACCAGGTGGAAACCCTGGTGGTAGCCTATGAACCCGTCTGGGCCATCGGTACCGGTCGTACGGCCACGGCGGCCGACGCCCAGGAAGTCATCGCCTTTATCCGCAAAACTTTAAAAGCCATGTACGGCGAAAGGGCCGAATTGACGCGCATTCAGTACGGCGGCAGCGTCAAACCGGAAAATATCGCCGAGCTCATGGCCCAGCCGGATATCGACGGTGCCCTGGTGGGGGGCGCCAGCCTGGACGCCATTTCCTTCGCCGCCATTGTCAATTATAAAGAGCATCAACATAAATAG
- the gpmI gene encoding 2,3-bisphosphoglycerate-independent phosphoglycerate mutase: MLMILDGFGLGHPGEGNAITRGNLPNYRRLIHTYPHTRLKASGEAVGLPAGQMGNSEVGHLNIGAGRIVYQDLTRISKAIKDGTFFTNEVLLKAVRGAKERGGALHLMGLVSDGGVHSHLEHLYALLELAQREGMERVYIHAFLDGRDVPPASAAGYLRQVEEECRRRGIGAIATIMGRYYAMDRDRRWERTEKAYRALVAGEGQQFPSAAAAIQASYDRDVTDEFVEPSVITRLGQPVARICNGDSVIFFNFRADRARQLTRAFVDRDFEPFARPGGRLEIDFVCLTQYDVTIPAPVAFPPQVLTNVLGEVIANNGLKQLRIAETEKYAHVTFFFNGGVEEPFPGEDRLLIPSPKVATYDQKPSMSAREVTDAVLERLDKYDFIVLNFANPDMVGHTGDLNAAIAAVETVDECLGRIAAAMEERRAPLLVTADHGNAEEMLEPNGEPHTAHTSNLVPFILVDAGYRDAALREGALEDVAPTVLDILGLPQPAEMTGKSLIERKGWQGK, translated from the coding sequence ATGTTAATGATCCTTGATGGTTTCGGCCTTGGCCATCCGGGTGAGGGTAATGCCATCACCCGGGGTAATTTACCCAATTACCGCCGGCTTATACACACGTACCCCCATACCCGCCTCAAGGCTTCCGGAGAAGCCGTAGGGCTGCCGGCGGGCCAGATGGGCAACTCGGAAGTCGGCCATTTAAACATCGGCGCCGGCCGCATCGTCTACCAGGACCTGACGCGGATCTCTAAAGCCATTAAAGACGGCACCTTTTTTACCAATGAAGTGCTCCTTAAGGCCGTACGGGGGGCGAAGGAACGGGGCGGGGCCCTGCACCTGATGGGCCTGGTCTCCGACGGCGGCGTCCACAGCCACCTGGAGCACCTGTATGCCCTCCTGGAACTGGCCCAAAGGGAGGGTATGGAACGGGTCTACATCCACGCCTTCCTTGACGGTCGCGACGTGCCTCCCGCCAGTGCCGCCGGCTACCTCCGGCAGGTGGAAGAGGAATGCCGCCGGCGGGGCATAGGGGCCATTGCCACCATCATGGGCCGTTACTATGCCATGGACCGGGACCGCCGCTGGGAGCGTACGGAAAAGGCCTATCGAGCCCTGGTGGCGGGAGAAGGACAGCAATTCCCATCTGCCGCTGCGGCCATCCAGGCTTCCTATGACCGGGACGTTACCGACGAATTTGTAGAACCCTCGGTGATCACCCGCCTGGGGCAACCTGTGGCCCGCATTTGTAATGGGGACAGCGTGATTTTCTTTAACTTTCGCGCCGACCGGGCCCGCCAGCTTACCCGGGCCTTTGTCGACCGCGACTTCGAACCCTTTGCCCGTCCCGGCGGCCGCCTGGAAATCGATTTTGTGTGCCTGACCCAGTACGACGTCACTATACCGGCACCCGTTGCTTTTCCCCCCCAGGTTTTGACCAACGTTCTGGGCGAGGTTATCGCCAATAACGGGTTAAAGCAGCTAAGGATTGCCGAGACGGAAAAGTACGCCCACGTTACCTTTTTCTTTAATGGCGGCGTGGAGGAGCCCTTCCCCGGCGAAGATCGTCTCCTCATCCCTTCGCCGAAAGTGGCCACTTATGATCAAAAACCATCCATGAGCGCCCGGGAAGTGACGGATGCCGTCCTGGAACGCCTGGATAAATACGACTTTATCGTCCTGAATTTCGCCAATCCCGATATGGTCGGCCATACCGGCGATTTGAACGCGGCCATAGCCGCCGTGGAAACGGTGGACGAGTGCCTGGGCCGCATCGCTGCGGCCATGGAAGAACGCCGGGCACCCCTCCTGGTGACGGCCGACCATGGCAATGCGGAAGAAATGCTGGAGCCCAACGGCGAACCCCACACGGCCCACACCAGCAACCTGGTGCCCTTTATTCTGGTCGACGCCGGCTATAGGGACGCTGCCTTAAGGGAAGGCGCCCTGGAGGACGTGGCGCCGACGGTCCTGGACATTTTGGGACTGCCCCAGCCGGCGGAGATGACGGGGAAGAGCCTAATAGAGAGAAAAGGCTGGCAAGGGAAGTAA
- the eno gene encoding phosphopyruvate hydratase: MTIINDILAREILDSRGNPTVEVEVVLEGGGWGRAAVPSGASTGAYEAVELRDKDEKRYFGKGVLDAVNNVNAIIAPELVGMDALDQREVDRQLIELDGTPNKSKLGANAILGVSLAVAKAAADALGLPLYRYLGGVNAHTLPVPMMNILNGGKHADNNVDIQEFMVMPAGAGSFAEALRMGAEVFHSLKAVLKGKGLNTAVGDEGGFAPNLRSNVEAIEVILEAITKAGYEPGKDCFIALDPAATELYKDGKYVFAGEGVTRTTAEMVDFWAELVDKYPIISIEDGLAEDDWEGWQELTKRLGHKVQLVGDDLFVTNTERLARGIERGAANAILIKVNQIGTLTETLDAIEMAKKAGYTAVVSHRSGETEDTTIADIVVAVNAGQIKTGAPSRTDRVAKYNQLLRIEEELDAVALYPGLKAFYNLKK; the protein is encoded by the coding sequence ATGACGATCATTAATGACATCTTAGCCAGGGAAATCCTTGATTCCCGCGGCAATCCCACAGTGGAAGTGGAAGTGGTCCTGGAAGGCGGCGGGTGGGGCCGCGCGGCCGTACCCTCAGGGGCATCAACCGGAGCCTATGAAGCCGTAGAACTGCGGGATAAAGATGAGAAACGCTACTTTGGCAAAGGCGTTCTGGATGCCGTCAACAACGTCAATGCCATCATCGCTCCGGAACTGGTAGGCATGGATGCCCTGGACCAGCGGGAAGTGGACCGCCAGCTTATCGAGCTGGACGGCACTCCCAACAAAAGCAAGCTGGGGGCCAATGCCATCCTGGGTGTCTCCCTGGCGGTGGCTAAAGCGGCGGCCGATGCCCTGGGCCTGCCCCTGTACCGGTATCTGGGCGGGGTCAACGCCCACACCCTGCCGGTGCCCATGATGAACATTTTAAACGGCGGCAAACACGCCGACAACAACGTCGACATCCAGGAGTTCATGGTCATGCCCGCCGGCGCCGGCAGTTTTGCCGAAGCCCTGCGCATGGGCGCCGAGGTCTTCCACAGCTTGAAGGCCGTTTTGAAGGGTAAGGGTTTAAATACGGCCGTCGGCGATGAAGGTGGCTTTGCCCCCAATTTACGTTCCAATGTGGAAGCCATCGAGGTAATTTTGGAAGCTATTACCAAAGCCGGCTATGAGCCGGGCAAGGACTGTTTCATCGCCCTGGACCCGGCCGCCACGGAACTTTATAAAGACGGTAAATACGTCTTTGCCGGCGAAGGCGTCACCCGTACCACGGCGGAAATGGTCGATTTTTGGGCCGAACTGGTGGACAAATACCCCATTATCTCCATTGAGGACGGTCTGGCCGAAGACGACTGGGAGGGCTGGCAGGAGCTTACCAAACGCCTGGGTCATAAGGTCCAGCTAGTGGGCGACGACCTCTTTGTCACCAATACGGAACGCCTGGCCCGCGGTATAGAGAGGGGGGCGGCCAACGCCATCCTCATCAAAGTCAACCAGATCGGTACCCTGACGGAAACCCTGGACGCCATCGAGATGGCCAAGAAGGCTGGCTACACGGCCGTCGTTTCCCACCGTTCCGGGGAAACGGAAGATACAACAATCGCCGACATCGTGGTGGCCGTAAACGCCGGCCAGATTAAGACCGGCGCCCCCTCCCGGACCGATCGGGTGGCCAAGTACAACCAGCTCCTGCGCATTGAAGAAGAGCTGGACGCCGTTGCCCTTTATCCGGGCTTAAAGGCCTTTTACAACTTGAAAAAGTAG
- the corA gene encoding magnesium/cobalt transporter CorA has protein sequence MQRLLIFHPQQGLKESLEPGFRPRQGEEFVWLDLVRPSPEELDLLTELFHFHPLAVEDCRRPHYRPGIAQYDEYAFLTLRCVKHGKGSQTVALNVFLGPRFIVTVHQESLDFVDDLWQQYHRDAELFKKGVDFILYSLLEPLTATFFTFFDRTEDKLEHLEEAVFHRPSRQILNQVFTLRRQAIKLRKILGAQRDILNLLSHPEFKLIKQENRVFFLDIYNEMLRLIDQVETLHDLASSTLEIYLSLTSNRLNEIMKVLTVITTIMMPLSLIAGIYGMNFRYMPELEWRYGYFAVLGFMFFLAMVMLYFFRRKGWF, from the coding sequence ATGCAGCGCCTTTTAATTTTTCATCCACAGCAGGGGCTCAAGGAAAGCCTGGAACCCGGTTTCCGGCCCCGGCAGGGCGAGGAGTTTGTCTGGCTGGACCTTGTCCGACCGTCACCGGAAGAACTGGATCTTTTAACAGAGCTTTTCCACTTTCATCCCCTGGCCGTTGAAGACTGCCGGCGCCCCCATTACCGCCCCGGCATAGCCCAGTATGATGAATACGCCTTCCTCACCCTGCGCTGCGTAAAGCACGGTAAAGGCTCGCAAACAGTGGCTTTGAACGTTTTCCTGGGTCCCCGGTTCATCGTCACTGTTCACCAGGAATCCCTGGACTTCGTAGACGACCTCTGGCAACAGTACCACCGGGACGCGGAACTCTTTAAGAAAGGGGTAGACTTTATCCTTTACAGCCTCCTTGAACCCCTAACGGCCACCTTTTTTACCTTTTTTGACCGTACCGAGGACAAACTGGAGCATTTGGAAGAGGCTGTCTTTCATCGCCCCAGCCGTCAAATTCTCAATCAGGTTTTTACCTTGAGGCGTCAGGCCATTAAATTACGCAAAATACTCGGCGCCCAGAGGGACATTTTAAACTTGCTGTCCCATCCGGAGTTCAAGCTGATAAAACAGGAAAACCGCGTCTTTTTCCTAGATATTTATAATGAGATGTTGCGGTTAATCGACCAGGTGGAAACCCTCCACGACCTGGCCAGCTCCACCCTGGAGATTTACCTTTCCCTGACCTCCAACCGCCTGAACGAAATCATGAAGGTCCTGACGGTAATCACCACCATCATGATGCCTTTGAGCCTCATCGCCGGCATCTACGGTATGAATTTCCGCTACATGCCGGAGCTGGAATGGCGTTACGGCTACTTTGCCGTTTTAGGGTTCATGTTCTTCCTGGCTATGGTAATGCTTTATTTCTTCCGGCGCAAGGGATGGTTTTAA
- a CDS encoding DUF72 domain-containing protein, whose amino-acid sequence METTDKIAIGTCGYSYRDWLGNFYPPGLAAKDMLSYYAREFNFTEINSTYYVLPRPENLEQMARKVPEGFIFTVKAYRTLTHERGDSAASDGRLLRQALKPLIDRGQLGAVLLQFPFSFRNNQANREYLVRVKELLADVPLAVEFRHDSWIKDAVWDFLKRHELAFTCVDEPELPGLIGPVVRCTARIAYVRFHGRNAGKWWRHEEAYERYDYLYSEAELKEWLPGIAYLAGQAEQVFVAFNNHYHSQAVTNARMLKELLDNIKKVPAGTSH is encoded by the coding sequence ATGGAGACCACAGATAAAATAGCCATCGGCACTTGCGGCTACAGCTACCGCGACTGGTTGGGCAATTTTTACCCGCCGGGTTTGGCGGCGAAGGATATGCTTTCCTATTATGCCCGGGAATTTAATTTTACCGAGATCAACTCCACCTATTACGTCCTGCCGCGGCCCGAAAATCTTGAGCAAATGGCCCGCAAGGTGCCGGAGGGGTTTATCTTTACTGTGAAAGCCTATCGTACCCTGACCCATGAACGGGGTGACAGTGCAGCATCCGACGGCCGTCTGCTGCGCCAGGCCCTTAAGCCTTTAATCGACAGGGGTCAGCTGGGGGCCGTGCTTTTACAGTTTCCCTTTTCTTTCCGTAACAATCAGGCCAACCGGGAATATTTGGTCAGGGTGAAGGAACTTTTAGCGGACGTTCCCCTGGCGGTGGAATTTCGCCACGACAGCTGGATAAAGGACGCCGTCTGGGATTTTCTGAAGCGCCACGAACTGGCCTTTACCTGTGTTGATGAACCGGAGCTACCGGGTTTGATAGGTCCGGTTGTTCGCTGTACTGCCCGGATCGCCTACGTCCGTTTTCACGGCCGCAACGCCGGGAAATGGTGGCGGCATGAAGAGGCTTACGAACGTTACGACTACCTTTATAGTGAAGCCGAACTGAAAGAATGGTTGCCGGGCATAGCTTATCTCGCCGGGCAGGCTGAGCAGGTCTTTGTGGCCTTCAACAACCACTACCACTCCCAGGCGGTAACTAACGCCAGGATGCTGAAAGAACTGCTTGACAACATAAAAAAAGTGCCTGCCGGCACTAGTCATTGA
- the secG gene encoding preprotein translocase subunit SecG — MLHTIILILDILVALGLIAAVLLQSGRSAGISGAIAGGAEALFGKKKGLDTFLNKVSAVLAGLFLFFTLLLSVI, encoded by the coding sequence TTGCTGCATACCATTATTTTAATCCTTGACATACTGGTAGCCCTGGGTCTGATCGCCGCTGTGCTCCTCCAGTCCGGGCGCAGCGCCGGCATCTCCGGGGCCATTGCCGGCGGTGCGGAGGCCCTTTTCGGCAAAAAGAAAGGCCTTGACACCTTTTTAAACAAAGTGTCGGCGGTTCTGGCGGGCCTCTTTTTGTTTTTTACCCTGCTCCTCTCGGTGATCTAG